From a region of the Meiothermus cerbereus DSM 11376 genome:
- a CDS encoding TrkH family potassium uptake protein — MKSWPRFAKAQSANPIPVATYMTGTVYIALGAVMGVLGLADWLLGEDALGFFVGAAIGLSLGLVLRQLGSPQAEPRRAEALLTVAGLWIMVPILGAIPFWISGGLSYLDALFEATSGFSTTGATILANFDQFSYGLFFWRSLSQWFGGMGILLLFIVVLPHLALAGRQMFFAETTGVQKQQLTPKLRQTAYYILRVYLLLTLLTLTAYLLTGVPVFEAIANTFSSVSAGGFSPNPQSFAGYAPLTQWIAAGVMFLTGVNLLLQYRAIFGREYSAPLRDPEFRAYALIVLTVGLVMAGVLFLRHDYALEPALRHAFFQTTSIITGTGFASADFAQWVVPAQTLLVMLMFIGGSAGSVGGSIKVIRWLIIGALVRRELQRALHPQAVLPLRVGNKNIGEDVMRSVAAFITLYVSLFALGVLVMGILEEDFVVAFTASAAAIGNVGPGLGTVGPMAHYGDLHPLSKAVMIFQMWAGRIELIAVFSLFTPELWRRLRA, encoded by the coding sequence ATGAAGTCCTGGCCCAGGTTCGCTAAAGCACAATCGGCCAACCCCATCCCGGTCGCTACCTACATGACCGGCACGGTCTACATCGCGCTGGGGGCCGTGATGGGGGTGCTGGGCCTGGCCGACTGGCTGCTGGGAGAAGATGCCCTGGGGTTTTTTGTGGGGGCCGCTATCGGATTGAGCCTGGGCCTGGTGCTGCGCCAGCTGGGAAGCCCCCAGGCCGAACCCCGCCGGGCCGAGGCCCTGCTGACGGTGGCCGGGCTGTGGATTATGGTTCCCATCCTGGGCGCCATCCCGTTCTGGATTTCGGGGGGCCTGAGCTACCTGGATGCCCTGTTCGAGGCCACCTCGGGCTTCAGCACCACCGGGGCCACCATCCTGGCAAACTTCGACCAGTTCAGCTACGGGCTTTTTTTCTGGCGCAGCCTGAGCCAATGGTTTGGCGGGATGGGCATTCTGCTGCTGTTTATCGTGGTGCTACCCCACCTGGCGCTGGCCGGGCGGCAGATGTTTTTTGCCGAGACCACCGGGGTACAAAAACAGCAGCTCACCCCCAAGCTGCGCCAGACCGCCTACTACATTCTGCGGGTCTACCTGCTGCTCACCCTGCTCACCCTGACCGCGTACCTGCTGACCGGAGTACCGGTCTTCGAGGCCATTGCCAACACCTTCTCCAGCGTCTCCGCCGGTGGTTTTAGTCCCAACCCGCAAAGCTTTGCCGGCTACGCCCCCCTCACCCAGTGGATTGCAGCGGGGGTGATGTTCCTCACCGGGGTTAACCTGCTGTTGCAATACCGGGCCATTTTTGGCCGCGAGTACAGCGCCCCCCTGCGCGACCCCGAGTTTCGGGCCTATGCCCTGATTGTGCTCACGGTGGGGCTGGTCATGGCCGGCGTGCTTTTCCTGCGGCACGACTACGCCCTCGAGCCCGCCCTGCGCCACGCCTTCTTTCAGACCACCTCCATCATCACCGGCACCGGCTTTGCCTCCGCCGACTTTGCCCAGTGGGTCGTCCCGGCTCAAACCCTGCTGGTCATGCTGATGTTCATTGGCGGCAGTGCAGGCAGCGTGGGGGGCAGCATTAAGGTGATCCGCTGGCTGATTATCGGGGCCCTGGTGCGGCGGGAACTGCAACGGGCCCTGCACCCTCAAGCGGTGCTGCCCTTGCGGGTAGGCAACAAAAACATTGGCGAGGACGTAATGCGCTCGGTTGCGGCCTTTATCACCCTGTATGTGAGTCTGTTTGCCCTGGGGGTGCTGGTGATGGGAATACTGGAAGAAGACTTTGTGGTAGCCTTTACCGCCTCGGCAGCCGCTATCGGCAACGTGGGGCCGGGGCTGGGAACGGTGGGGCCGATGGCCCACTACGGCGACCTACACCCCCTCTCGAAGGCCGTGATGATTTTTCAGATGTGGGCAG
- the trkA gene encoding Trk system potassium transporter TrkA, whose translation MYIVIAGGGEIGSQIAKALHTQHDLVVVDTNPEAKERLGGLDVQVVIGSVTDPEVLREAKVDLCNTFIATTNWDEVNLIACMLAKGLGARETLCFVGKQSYVDILTDPRTVEILGTRIDQVFWPQRSLAKEIVEVIRIPGAVDTEVLAGGRLRFVEYQVREGGPYIGKQLVLLDWPPGSLLAGILRDGRFFAATDPEFNQLALEPEDRIFFMATPQGFDALQACFSPRERVRRVMVVGGGNVGYMVTKELLKHRLEVTIIDHNPDRCAWLAEHLPGALVLEGDGTDLELLESEGLDHVDVMVAVTENDEKNLLVSLLAKQVGVAKVITRVNRGENRRLFEHVGIDIPLTPRAAAVREVVDWIAPDNVDHLALIEDKVELLEFELPADFRETPFDKLSLPKGAIAVALERGTRVYLRAPMLAVTGGDKLLVLTDRQVADEVLAQVR comes from the coding sequence ATGTATATCGTGATTGCTGGCGGCGGCGAAATCGGCTCGCAGATTGCCAAAGCCCTACACACCCAGCACGACCTGGTGGTGGTGGATACCAACCCCGAGGCCAAGGAACGGTTGGGGGGGTTGGATGTGCAGGTGGTGATCGGTAGCGTTACCGACCCTGAGGTTTTGCGTGAGGCCAAGGTAGACCTGTGCAACACCTTTATCGCAACCACCAACTGGGATGAGGTCAACCTGATCGCCTGCATGCTGGCCAAAGGCCTGGGGGCCAGGGAAACCCTGTGTTTTGTGGGGAAGCAATCCTACGTGGACATCCTGACCGACCCGCGCACGGTGGAAATTTTGGGCACCCGCATCGACCAGGTCTTCTGGCCTCAGCGCTCGCTGGCCAAGGAAATTGTGGAGGTTATTCGAATCCCCGGTGCCGTGGACACCGAGGTGCTTGCTGGAGGTCGGCTGCGCTTTGTGGAGTACCAGGTGCGGGAGGGTGGCCCCTACATTGGCAAGCAGCTGGTCTTGTTGGACTGGCCTCCCGGCAGCCTGCTGGCGGGCATCTTGCGCGATGGTCGTTTTTTTGCAGCCACCGACCCCGAGTTCAATCAGCTGGCCCTCGAGCCCGAAGACCGCATCTTCTTCATGGCCACCCCCCAGGGTTTCGACGCCCTCCAAGCCTGTTTTTCCCCCCGCGAGCGGGTACGACGGGTGATGGTGGTGGGGGGCGGCAATGTGGGCTACATGGTCACCAAAGAGCTGCTCAAGCACCGCCTCGAGGTCACCATCATTGACCACAACCCCGACCGCTGCGCCTGGCTGGCCGAACACTTGCCGGGGGCGCTGGTGCTCGAGGGCGACGGCACCGACCTCGAGCTCTTGGAGTCGGAGGGCCTCGACCATGTGGACGTGATGGTGGCGGTTACCGAGAACGACGAGAAAAACCTGCTGGTCTCGCTCCTGGCCAAGCAGGTGGGGGTCGCCAAGGTCATCACCCGGGTCAACCGGGGCGAAAACCGCCGCCTGTTCGAGCATGTGGGCATCGACATCCCCCTCACCCCCCGTGCGGCAGCGGTGCGCGAGGTGGTGGACTGGATAGCCCCCGACAACGTAGACCACCTGGCCCTTATTGAGGACAAGGTAGAACTACTGGAGTTTGAGCTTCCGGCAGATTTCCGCGAAACCCCTTTTGATAAATTGTCGCTTCCCAAAGGGGCTATTGCGGTGGCCCTCGAGCGCGGCACCAGAGTTTACCTGCGCGCCCCCATGCTGGCGGTCACCGGCGGCGACAAACTTCTGGTTCTCACCGACCGACAGGTAGCCGATGAAGTCCTGGCCCAGGTTCGCTAA
- the rimO gene encoding 30S ribosomal protein S12 methylthiotransferase RimO, which produces MAGKVGFVSLGCPKALVDSEQILSRLRAQGYETAPTYQEADVVVVNTCGFITPAIEESLSAIGEALAENGKVIVTGCLGARPEVIQQAHPQVLEVTGPGEVDRVLAAVQRVVPLDQNPFTALVPPQVKLTPRHYAYLKIAEGCNHKCSFCIIPKLRGLQKSRDAADILFEATRLVGTGTKELLIIAQDTSAYGVDIRHRTSEYAGKPVRAHLVDLVGELAGLGAWVRLHYVYPYPHVRELIPLMAEGKLLPYLDVPLQHASPRILRAMRRPGGAESHLKTLQEWRSIAPDLAIRSSFIVGFPGETEEDFALLLDFIAEARLDRVGCFTYSEVEGAEANALPGAVPQEVKEERQARLMALQQQISLEKNQARLGQTLEVIVDDYGELPGQVVGRSKYDAPGIDGLVYAETDGTVKIGEIIRVRVTQAEAYDLHGQMVGRVAWHPGVPLVQRVATKDRSGVS; this is translated from the coding sequence ATGGCAGGCAAGGTTGGGTTTGTAAGTCTGGGCTGTCCCAAGGCCCTGGTCGATTCGGAGCAAATTCTCTCACGCCTACGGGCCCAGGGGTACGAGACTGCGCCCACCTATCAGGAGGCCGATGTGGTGGTGGTCAACACCTGTGGCTTCATCACGCCCGCAATCGAGGAGTCGCTTTCGGCCATCGGCGAAGCCCTGGCGGAAAACGGCAAGGTGATTGTGACCGGCTGCCTGGGGGCGCGGCCTGAGGTCATCCAGCAGGCCCACCCACAGGTGCTCGAGGTCACCGGCCCTGGCGAAGTAGACCGGGTGCTGGCCGCGGTGCAGCGGGTGGTTCCGCTAGACCAGAACCCCTTTACGGCCCTGGTTCCTCCACAGGTCAAGCTTACCCCCCGCCACTACGCCTACCTCAAAATTGCCGAAGGTTGCAACCACAAGTGCAGCTTCTGCATCATTCCCAAGCTGCGCGGCCTGCAAAAAAGCCGCGACGCCGCCGATATCCTCTTTGAGGCCACCCGACTGGTGGGTACTGGTACCAAAGAACTGCTGATAATCGCGCAAGACACTTCCGCCTATGGGGTAGACATTCGCCACCGCACCAGCGAGTACGCGGGCAAGCCGGTGCGGGCCCACCTGGTGGATCTGGTTGGCGAGCTGGCCGGCCTGGGGGCCTGGGTGCGGCTGCACTACGTGTATCCCTATCCCCACGTGCGCGAACTGATCCCACTGATGGCCGAAGGTAAGCTGCTGCCCTACCTGGATGTACCCCTTCAGCACGCCAGCCCCAGGATTCTGCGGGCCATGCGCCGCCCCGGCGGCGCCGAGAGTCACCTCAAAACCCTGCAAGAATGGCGCTCCATCGCGCCCGACCTGGCGATTCGCTCGAGCTTTATCGTGGGCTTCCCCGGCGAAACCGAGGAAGATTTTGCCCTGCTGCTGGACTTCATCGCCGAAGCCCGGCTCGACCGGGTGGGCTGTTTTACCTACTCCGAAGTTGAGGGGGCCGAGGCCAACGCCCTGCCGGGGGCTGTGCCCCAGGAAGTCAAGGAAGAGCGCCAGGCACGCCTGATGGCTTTGCAGCAGCAGATTAGCCTGGAGAAAAACCAAGCCCGGCTAGGGCAGACCCTCGAGGTCATCGTGGACGACTACGGCGAGCTGCCCGGCCAGGTGGTGGGGCGCTCCAAATACGACGCCCCCGGGATTGACGGGCTGGTGTATGCCGAGACCGACGGCACCGTAAAAATCGGCGAGATCATCCGGGTTCGGGTTACCCAGGCCGAAGCCTACGACCTGCACGGCCAGATGGTGGGGCGGGTGGCCTGGCACCCTGGGGTTCCGCTGGTGCAGCGCGTGGCTACAAAAGACCGTTCGGGTGTAAGCTGA
- a CDS encoding RodZ domain-containing protein, which translates to MCELGKRLKEAREAKGLEISQAAEFLKVRRAVLEALEDCRFDELPEPPLARGYLRRYAQLLGLDPAPLLALYPAGVPQTVGPTNPTAGPKTPSLLGFGWLLILLLVLLLLGWWGYRALNRPSTVAPTPTPSAPVAPPPPQQVSLRITTQPQGARVYLDGFLLGQAPLEARVEAGERTLRIEAPGYQKYEQVLSLQSNRNLSFVLTPIPPAPPPTPTAPSSPETPPPASPASPTPSTGLVLRLEGTSWIRVTDARTGRQLYEGTVPGGTQLSYPLPVVVRAGNAGVVRVFVNGQDQGRMGNVGQVVTQRFGQ; encoded by the coding sequence ATGTGTGAGCTGGGAAAGCGGCTAAAGGAAGCCCGGGAGGCCAAGGGCCTGGAAATTTCGCAGGCGGCGGAGTTTCTCAAGGTGCGGCGGGCTGTTCTGGAGGCCCTGGAAGACTGTCGCTTTGACGAACTCCCCGAACCCCCCCTGGCGCGAGGCTACCTCAGGCGCTACGCCCAGCTATTGGGTCTCGACCCCGCCCCCTTGCTGGCCCTCTATCCGGCGGGTGTGCCCCAAACCGTAGGGCCCACAAACCCCACTGCTGGCCCCAAAACGCCTTCTTTGCTGGGTTTCGGATGGCTCTTGATTCTATTGCTTGTGCTACTGCTCCTGGGCTGGTGGGGATACCGCGCCCTCAACCGCCCCAGTACCGTGGCACCAACGCCCACCCCATCGGCCCCCGTCGCGCCTCCGCCCCCTCAGCAGGTGAGCCTGCGCATTACCACGCAACCCCAAGGCGCCCGGGTCTACCTCGATGGCTTCTTGCTTGGTCAGGCCCCCCTCGAGGCCCGCGTCGAGGCCGGTGAACGCACCCTCCGCATCGAAGCACCCGGCTACCAGAAGTACGAACAGGTGCTCAGCCTGCAAAGCAACCGCAACCTGAGCTTTGTCCTCACCCCGATTCCCCCCGCACCCCCACCTACCCCCACAGCTCCCTCGAGCCCCGAAACCCCACCCCCCGCGAGTCCAGCCAGCCCCACCCCCAGTACCGGACTGGTACTGAGGCTCGAGGGCACCAGCTGGATTCGGGTAACCGACGCCCGCACGGGTCGGCAGCTCTACGAAGGCACCGTACCCGGCGGAACCCAGCTCAGCTATCCCCTGCCGGTGGTGGTGCGGGCCGGCAATGCTGGGGTGGTGCGGGTATTTGTCAACGGCCAGGATCAAGGACGCATGGGCAATGTGGGTCAGGTGGTCACCCAGCGTTTCGGGCAGTAG
- a CDS encoding pseudouridine-5'-phosphate glycosidase, whose product MRVHPDVAQALHTHRAVVALESTVITHGLPRPLNLELARKLEDTVRQVGAIPATIAILKGEVVVGLTPDELEAIAADDTADKASLWNLGALVAQGKSAGTTVASTTFLAHKAGIRVFATGGIGGVHPHPYDESADLLELSRTPIVVVSAGPKSILDLAATLERLESLGVALLGYRTNHLPAFHSPSSPYLLPARVESAQEAARAFRAAQELGLPGASLVLNPISRGLDFVQVQRWVEQATQEAARLGIGGKALTPFLLRRISELSGGQTDEVNLRLLEENARLAAQIALALVQG is encoded by the coding sequence ATGCGTGTACACCCCGATGTCGCCCAGGCCCTGCACACCCACCGGGCCGTGGTGGCCCTCGAGTCCACCGTTATTACCCACGGCCTGCCCCGCCCCTTGAACCTCGAGCTCGCCCGCAAACTCGAGGACACCGTACGACAGGTGGGGGCCATCCCCGCGACCATTGCCATCTTGAAAGGGGAAGTGGTGGTGGGCCTAACGCCAGATGAGCTCGAGGCCATCGCCGCCGACGATACCGCAGACAAAGCCAGCCTGTGGAACCTTGGGGCCCTCGTAGCCCAGGGTAAAAGCGCCGGCACCACCGTGGCCTCCACCACCTTCCTGGCCCACAAGGCCGGCATCCGGGTGTTTGCTACCGGCGGCATTGGCGGCGTGCACCCCCACCCCTACGACGAGTCGGCAGATTTGCTCGAGCTTTCCCGCACCCCCATTGTGGTGGTGTCAGCAGGCCCCAAAAGCATCCTCGATCTCGCCGCCACCTTAGAGCGGCTCGAGTCGCTGGGGGTAGCCCTGCTGGGCTACCGAACCAACCACCTTCCCGCCTTTCACAGCCCTTCCAGCCCCTACCTGCTGCCGGCCCGGGTCGAGTCGGCCCAGGAGGCCGCCCGGGCTTTTCGGGCTGCCCAAGAACTGGGATTGCCGGGGGCCAGCCTGGTGCTCAACCCCATCTCCAGGGGGCTGGACTTTGTCCAGGTACAGCGCTGGGTGGAGCAAGCCACCCAGGAGGCCGCCCGGCTCGGGATTGGCGGCAAGGCCCTGACACCCTTTTTGCTCCGGCGCATATCCGAGTTGAGCGGGGGCCAGACCGACGAGGTCAATCTACGGCTCTTGGAAGAAAATGCCCGTTTAGCTGCCCAGATTGCCCTAGCCCTGGTTCAGGGGTAA
- a CDS encoding tetratricopeptide repeat-containing diguanylate cyclase has translation MNHTLQTLEAQLSQPQPPSEKLHLLDELYQFLRYNDLRRAGQLVEEMLVLSEDQTSPAGRGLALKNLGDFHFRQGNLPAAQGCLEEALAVLRRAGQLKGEIDTLNALGNLHYFQGSFPRALEYYLEALEQSRKHQQKALEANALNGVGIVQYTLGNHQEATKYFLRSLALKRELDDRLSEAGTLNNLGLVYLEVGDLSGAVQLYRESLAIKKMLGDRQGQANVLSNLGVVFQRLGRIQEALDYHQQALEIAEQLGSPQVRATCLENLGLSHTALGNLDRALELFQVCKALYQELGNRLGELSALLQVGSLLGRMGQTDSAIQTLQQGLRLAEELGPQKPLLEFHQALAAVFEAEQKPALALYHLRQVLEIERKLYKEQQAQKTAALLAGFQVEKARQEAEIERLRNTELARANRELARAIENLKEANAEKSRLLDKLRQQSAELERLARQDPLTRLHNRRYLEENLEREFAASRRYNFPLSVALVDIDNFKQINDTFSHQVGDDVLRIVAQILESGCRGVDFAARYGGEEFALVFSQTDLAGALIACERVRQRVENHNWSDLHPSLKVTVSIGVSSDPTLPNHEKLLAAADEQLYAAKRAGRNRVCPQS, from the coding sequence ATGAACCATACCCTCCAGACCCTCGAGGCCCAGCTAAGCCAGCCCCAACCGCCATCGGAGAAACTGCACTTGCTCGATGAGCTATACCAGTTCTTGCGCTATAACGACCTGCGGCGGGCCGGACAGCTTGTGGAGGAGATGCTGGTTTTATCAGAAGACCAGACCAGCCCGGCAGGACGGGGTCTGGCCCTCAAAAACCTGGGCGATTTCCATTTTCGCCAGGGCAATCTGCCCGCAGCCCAGGGCTGCCTGGAGGAAGCCCTGGCGGTTTTGCGCAGAGCAGGCCAGCTTAAAGGCGAAATAGACACCCTTAACGCACTGGGCAACCTCCACTACTTTCAGGGCAGCTTTCCCCGGGCCCTCGAGTACTACCTAGAAGCCCTCGAGCAGAGCCGAAAACACCAGCAAAAAGCCCTGGAGGCCAATGCCCTGAATGGCGTTGGCATCGTTCAGTACACCCTGGGCAACCACCAGGAAGCCACCAAGTACTTCCTGCGCAGCCTGGCCCTCAAACGCGAGCTGGACGACCGCCTCAGCGAAGCCGGAACCCTGAACAACCTGGGTCTGGTCTACCTCGAGGTAGGCGACCTTTCCGGGGCAGTTCAGCTCTACCGTGAAAGCCTAGCCATCAAGAAGATGCTGGGCGACCGTCAGGGCCAGGCCAACGTGCTTTCCAACCTGGGTGTGGTGTTTCAGCGCTTGGGCCGTATCCAGGAGGCCCTGGACTACCACCAGCAAGCCCTGGAGATTGCCGAGCAGCTGGGCAGCCCCCAGGTACGGGCCACCTGTTTGGAAAATCTGGGCCTCTCCCATACAGCGCTGGGCAACCTGGATAGAGCACTGGAATTGTTCCAGGTCTGCAAAGCTCTCTACCAGGAGCTGGGCAACCGGCTGGGTGAGCTAAGCGCACTGCTACAAGTGGGCTCGTTGTTGGGCCGTATGGGGCAGACCGATAGCGCCATTCAAACCCTGCAACAGGGCCTGAGGCTGGCCGAGGAGCTGGGGCCACAAAAACCTCTGCTGGAGTTCCATCAGGCCCTGGCTGCTGTTTTTGAGGCAGAACAAAAACCCGCCCTGGCACTGTACCACCTGCGGCAGGTTCTCGAAATTGAGCGCAAACTGTACAAAGAGCAGCAGGCCCAAAAGACCGCGGCCCTGCTGGCAGGGTTTCAGGTAGAAAAAGCACGCCAGGAAGCGGAAATCGAACGCCTACGCAACACCGAGCTGGCCCGCGCCAACCGCGAGCTGGCCCGCGCCATCGAAAACCTGAAGGAGGCCAATGCCGAAAAGTCGCGCCTGCTGGACAAACTGCGCCAGCAGTCCGCCGAGCTGGAGCGCCTGGCCCGCCAGGATCCCCTCACCCGGCTGCACAACCGCCGCTATCTGGAGGAAAACCTCGAGCGCGAGTTTGCCGCCTCCAGGCGCTACAATTTCCCCTTGAGCGTGGCCCTGGTCGATATCGACAACTTCAAGCAAATCAACGACACCTTCTCCCACCAGGTTGGCGACGATGTGCTGCGAATTGTCGCACAAATTCTCGAGTCCGGCTGCCGTGGGGTAGATTTTGCCGCGCGCTACGGCGGCGAGGAATTTGCCCTGGTTTTCTCCCAAACCGACCTGGCGGGCGCCCTGATCGCCTGCGAGCGGGTTCGGCAGCGCGTCGAGAACCACAACTGGTCTGACCTGCATCCCAGCCTGAAGGTCACGGTGAGCATTGGCGTAAGCAGCGACCCCACCCTCCCCAACCACGAAAAACTCCTGGCCGCCGCCGACGAGCAGCTCTACGCAGCCAAGCGAGCCGGTCGGAATCGGGTCTGCCCGCAAAGCTAG